A genome region from Anolis carolinensis isolate JA03-04 chromosome 6, rAnoCar3.1.pri, whole genome shotgun sequence includes the following:
- the LOC100554253 gene encoding histone H1 produces MTEEVPAAPVAALPAVKAPAKKAKKAAGGAAKARKPAGPSVTELLTQAVSASKERGGVSLAALKKSLAAAGYDVEKNNSRIKLGLKSLVTKGTLVQTKGTGASGSFKLNKKQASEGKEKKAAPKKKPASAASKAKKPAAKKPASAAKKVKKAVGAAAGAKKSVKKVTKKAVSGAKKAAAKSPKKPKAAAAKARKPAKSPAKAKAAKPKAKPKTPKAKVGKAKKAAPRKK; encoded by the coding sequence ATGACTGAAGAGGTTCCAGCCGCGCCGGTAGCCGCGCTCCCAGCCGTCAAGGCCCCCGCGAAGAAGGCGAAGAAAGCGGCAGGAGGCGCTGCCAAGGCTCGGAAGCCTGCTGGCCCCAGCGTGACGGAGCTGCTGACCCAGGCCGTGTCGGCCTCCAAGGAGCGCGGCGGGGTCTCCCTAGCCGCCCTCAAGAAGTCCTTGGCGGCCGCCGGTTACGATGTGGAGAAGAACAACAGCCGCATCAAGCTGGGCCTCAAGAGCCTGGTGACGAAGGGGACCCTGGTCCAGACCAAAGGCACCGGCGCTTCAGGCTCCTTCAAGCTCAACAAGAAGCAGGCCTCCGAGGGCAAGGAGAAGAAGGCTGCCCCCAAGAAGAAGCCCGCCTCCGCCGCTTCCAAAGCCAAAAAGCCCGCCGCCAAGAAGCCCGCCAGCGCGGCCAAGAAGGTGAAGAAGGCGGTGGGCGCCGCGGCCGGGGCCAAGAAGAGCGTCAAGAAGGTGACCAAGAAGGCGGTCTCCGGAGCCAAGAAAGCGGCCGCCAAGAGCCCCAAGAAGCCCAAGGCGGCCGCCGCCAAAGCCCGGAAGCCGGCCAAGAGCCCCGCCAAGGCCAAGGCGGCCAAGCCCAAAGCCAAGCCCAAGACCCCCAAAGCCAAGGTGGGCAAGGCCAAGAAGGCGGCGCCCAGGAAGAAGTAA
- the LOC134292591 gene encoding histone H3, which produces MARTKQTARKSTGGKAPRKQLATKAARKSAPATGGVKKPHRYRPGTVALREIRRYQKSTELLIRKLPFQRLVREIAQDFKTDLRFQSSAVMALQEASEAYLVGLFEDTNLCAIHAKRVTIMPKDIQLARRIRGERA; this is translated from the coding sequence ATGGCTCGTACCAAGCAGACAGCTCGCAAGTCCACCGGTGGGAAGGCGCCCCGCAAGCAGCTGGCCACCAAGGCGGCCCGGAAGAGCGCGCCGGCCACCGGGGGCGTGAAGAAGCCTCACCGCTACCGCCCGGGCACCGTGGCCCTGCGGGAGATCCGGCGCTACCAGAAGTCGACGGAGCTGCTGATCCGGAAGCTGCCCTTCCAGCGCCTGGTGCGGGAGATCGCGCAGGATTTCAAGACTGACCTGCGCTTCCAGAGCTCGGCCGTGATGGCGCTGCAGGAGGCGAGCGAGGCCTACCTGGTGGGGCTCTTCGAGGACACCAACCTCTGCGCCATCCACGCCAAGCGCGTCACCATCATGCCCAAGGACATCCAGCTCGCCCGGCGCATCCGCGGGGAGAGGGCCTAA
- the LOC100554065 gene encoding histone H2A type 2-C — protein sequence MSGRGKQGGKARAKAKTRSSRAGLQFPVGRVHRLLRKGNYAERVGAGAPVYMAAVLEYLTAEILELAGNAARDNKKTRIIPRHLQLAIRNDEELNKLLGRVTIAQGGVLPNIQAVLLPKKTESHKAKAK from the coding sequence ATGTCTGGACGCGGCAAGCAAGGCGGCAAAGCGAGGGCGAAGGCCAAGACCCGATCTTCCAGAGCCGGGCTGCAGTTCCCCGTGGGCCGCGTCCACCGTCTCCTCCGGAAGGGCAACTACGCCGAGCGGGTCGGAGCCGGGGCGCCGGTGTACATGGCGGCGGTGCTGGAGTACCTGACGGCTGAGATCCTGGAGTTGGCGGGAAACGCAGCCCGGGACAACAAGAAGACCCGCATCATCCCGCGCCACTTGCAGCTGGCCATCCGCAACGACGAGGAGCTAAACAAACTGCTGGGCAGAGTCACCATCGCCCAGGGAGGCGTCCTGCCCAACATCCAGGCCGTGCTCCTCCCCAAGAAGACCGAGAGCCACAAGGCCAAGGCCAAGTAA